ATCTTTCACAATTTTTTTGTTGTGTCACACATACCATTATGTTGCTTTCCATATTGTGTTCTCCTCTCTAAGAGCATCTCATATTTATTATAGCATTTATCAGACTTCTAAAAAATAAGAATTTGTTATTTTTTTCATTTCTTACTAAATTTCCACTTTTAAACAAAAAAATAACCGCAAATATGCAGTTATCAAATTTGGCGGGAGTATGTAAGAATCGAACTTACCTAAGACGCTACTAACGCCTCAAACTGGTGTTGAAGACCAGAGGGCACACCAGCACCCATCTACTCCCATGTATTATATTTTTCTATGTCGAAGCCGTGTTCCTTACGACTTCCTTATAATACCATATATCATAGGGCTTTTCAACCCTTTTAATTATAGTTGTTTTATTGTAAATTTTCTGTATTTTTAGTGTATTGTATTTAAAGACTTTCAGCATGCTATTTTACCTATACCGAAAGTCTTTTATTTTTTTAGACATTATCTAATCTTCTATTTTTACTATTTTAAATCCCCTATCTTTTTCATAAACCAAATCTATATTCTGTATTATTTTTTCATTAGCTTTTTTTAATTCAACTTTCACATTCATTTTGGAACTATATTTGTTGTAACTTATATCCTGAATTTCCATATTCCACATTTCATCTTTGCTAATAGAATTCTCAACCTCAGTATTTTCATCACTGTGATACTCTGTTACAATTTGCCCCTCTCTATACTTTCTATAATATTCCCGAATAACCATAGAAGGTGTTTGTACCTCTGTATTTTGAATAAACTGACTTGGATCAAGAGGCTCAGATAATTGAATGTATTTGTTTATAAATTCTGCTCTATCTCCATTTACTAAAAATTGCACCCTAGTTACCTTGTCTAATTCAGCCATAGTATTTACTATAGAATAAACCAAAAGTAATTCTTCACTTTCGTTATAAGGAGTCTTTATAAATTCGTCACTAAAGTTTAAATATGCAATCTGACCTATTACATTTACCGATAATACCTCTAATCCACTAGGTATGATATTTCTGTATTCACTGCTCTCTGGCCCTTTTAATAACTCATCTAAAACTATTTCCTCATATGATTTATTTCTATTTTCTATAAGCCTCTCTTCTGCGCTAAGCTTATTTTCATTTTTCTTTGGAAAATAAATTTTAGTAGTTTCTCCATAATTGCCCGTAAAGGGACTAATAATGGGATAATTATCATCGCTCTCCTCTATTTTTTCTGATTGAACACATCCTACAATTGAGCTCATAATCACCAGAACAAATAAGACTTTAATTAATTTTCTCATATTCTCCTCCATTAACTGTTTATCGGTAATAAAATTGTAAAGGTCGTTCCTTTTCCAACTACACTTTCAACGCTAATATGACCTTGATGAAGCACTATTATTTGTTTAGCTATCGGAAGGCCTAGACCTGTCCCTCCAGTTTGACGACTTCTAGCTTTATCAACT
The Tissierellales bacterium DNA segment above includes these coding regions:
- a CDS encoding GerMN domain-containing protein, whose translation is MRKLIKVLFVLVIMSSIVGCVQSEKIEESDDNYPIISPFTGNYGETTKIYFPKKNENKLSAEERLIENRNKSYEEIVLDELLKGPESSEYRNIIPSGLEVLSVNVIGQIAYLNFSDEFIKTPYNESEELLLVYSIVNTMAELDKVTRVQFLVNGDRAEFINKYIQLSEPLDPSQFIQNTEVQTPSMVIREYYRKYREGQIVTEYHSDENTEVENSISKDEMWNMEIQDISYNKYSSKMNVKVELKKANEKIIQNIDLVYEKDRGFKIVKIED